The DNA region CGACGTCGACATGCCCGCCGGATCTGGAGGATGCGCTACCGCTCATGCCGGGGCTCCGGCGGCGGAAAACCCGGCCGCCGCTGCGGTTGACGGATGAATCACGGGGGCTTGGCGTCAGCCGCGCCCCTCCCCTGGCGCAATAAAAAAGGCCGACCCGTACAGGGATCAGCCCGCCTCCATAAGGCCCGGTGAGAGGGAGTAGATCTGGTCGATGACGAGCAGATCTTCGAAGACCATGAGCACGTGCGCCTTCACCGTGACCGGCTCGTTCCTCTGCATGGCGCCGAGAAACTGGTCGCGCACCGCAGCAATGGTCTCCTCGTTGCGGATGTAATAGGTTTCGGAACCCCCTTGGATGGCATAAGGGAACTCGTACTCGCCGTGGACCTTTTCGGTCACCGTGAACGGCACGCCGTCCAACGTGAGATCGAACTCGCCCAGCGGCGCCAGTGCATGCGCCACCACCGCGCCGAACAGCAACGCGATGGTGGCGGCTACGATGCAATGAAAACGAACGAAACGCATGACCGCCTCCTGGATGTAAGGGTTGCATTTTATGCATGCCACACCCATGCGGCCGAATAAACAGGGATATCCCGGTAGGACTTCTCCCCTACGCGCTCCCCGTTATGCGCTCAGGATCTCGCGCAGCGCCTCAACGGCGGCGTCCAGATCGGCCCGTGGGGTGGACAGCGGGGGCAGGAAGCGCAGCACCCGCTCCTGGGTGCAGTTGAGCACAAAGCCCTTGGCGAGCATGGCCTGCCACGCCCAGGCCGCCGGCTCCTTGAACACGAGGCCGCAGATGAGGCCCACGCCGCGCGCTTCCTCCAGCTGGTCCGGGAACTCGTCCACCAGGTCGTGCAGCCGGCCCAGGAAGTGCTGGCCTTCGGTGCGCGCCCGGTTCACCAGGTCCTCGTCCTTCATGATCCGCAGCACCTCCAGCGCCACGGCGGTGATGACGCCGCCGCCGCCAAAGGTGGTGGCGTGCGCCCCCGGTGCAAAGCCGGCGGCCGCGTCGTCCGTTGCCACCACCGCGCCCATGGGCAGGCCGTTGGCCAGGCCCTTGGCCAGGGTGACCACGTCCGGAGAGAGGCCATAGTGCTGGTAGGCCATGAAGTTGCCGGTCCGGCCCATGCCGGTCTGAATCTCATCCACCATGAGCAGCACGTCCTTGTCCCGGCAGATGCGCTCCACGGCCACGGCGTACTCGGTGGACATGGGCCGCACGCCGCCCTCGCCCTGGATGAGCTCCACAAGCACGGCCGCGGTTTTGTCGGTGATGGCCTTGTC from Oceanidesulfovibrio marinus includes:
- a CDS encoding aspartate aminotransferase family protein, which gives rise to MSDKFNTLKARTESVLCNTYGRYPMGITKAVGSRLTDLDGREYVDLLAGIAVCNLGHSRPEIARVMAEQAQKLVHVSNLFYQEEQVAYAEELTKWMGLGKAFFCNSGAEANEGAIKLARRYMRTIKKRDAYEIVTLDGSFHGRTLATLTATGQPKVKEYFGPLPEGFVTVPWNDPAALDKAITDKTAAVLVELIQGEGGVRPMSTEYAVAVERICRDKDVLLMVDEIQTGMGRTGNFMAYQHYGLSPDVVTLAKGLANGLPMGAVVATDDAAAGFAPGAHATTFGGGGVITAVALEVLRIMKDEDLVNRARTEGQHFLGRLHDLVDEFPDQLEEARGVGLICGLVFKEPAAWAWQAMLAKGFVLNCTQERVLRFLPPLSTPRADLDAAVEALREILSA